One Corvus moneduloides isolate bCorMon1 chromosome Z, bCorMon1.pri, whole genome shotgun sequence genomic window carries:
- the LOC116437553 gene encoding small EDRK-rich factor 1-like isoform X2, with protein sequence MTRGNQRELARQKNLKKTQEIHKGKRKEDSLSASQRKQRDSEIMQQKQKAANERKSLQAGTN encoded by the exons ATGACTC GTGGGAACCAGCGTGAACTTGCCCGCCAAAAGAACCTGAAGAAAACTCAGGAGATCCAcaaaggcaaaaggaaagaagataGCCTATCTGCTTCTCAGAGGAAACAGAG agACTCTGAAATCatgcagcaaaagcaaaaagcagctaATGAAAGGAAGTCTCTGCAGGCAGGAACAAACTGA
- the LOC116437553 gene encoding small EDRK-rich factor 1-like isoform X1: MGATLRAARLGVMPGPGVGVWVFVDLASHWQNLGSSGNQRELARQKNLKKTQEIHKGKRKEDSLSASQRKQRDSEIMQQKQKAANERKSLQAGTN; this comes from the exons ATGGGCGCAACACTGAGGGCAGCTCGGCTGGGAGTCATGCCGGGTCCGGGAGTCGGCGTCTGGGTCTTTGTGGACTTGGCGTCCCACTGGCAAAATCTCGGCAGCA GTGGGAACCAGCGTGAACTTGCCCGCCAAAAGAACCTGAAGAAAACTCAGGAGATCCAcaaaggcaaaaggaaagaagataGCCTATCTGCTTCTCAGAGGAAACAGAG agACTCTGAAATCatgcagcaaaagcaaaaagcagctaATGAAAGGAAGTCTCTGCAGGCAGGAACAAACTGA
- the LOC116437552 gene encoding survival motor neuron protein-like isoform X2, whose product MADAVLFRRGTGQSDDSDIWDDTALIKAYDKAVASFKNALKNGECSEPSDKQEQRLVIKRKNHKKIRNRKKSNTAPLKQWKVGDSCNAVWSEDGNLYLATIASINQKRGTCVVTYTGYGNQEEQNLSDLLPPPSDETVNGMGHSGENENETPYSTDESEKSSQSPQNKNNCTKGRFSPQNLQFPTPPAPGLGRPGSKFKAPPSFLSCWPPPFPGGPPLIPPPPPMRPDSAEDDEALGSMLIAWYMSGYHTGYYLGLKQSRMEAALERQTHEK is encoded by the exons ATGGCGGACGCAGTGCTGTTCCGGCGCGGCACCGGGCAG AGCGACGACTCGGACATCTGGGACGACACGGCCCTCATCAAGGCGTACGACAAGGCGGTGGCCTCCTTCAAG AATGCCTTAAAGAATGGGGAGTGCTCGGAGCCTTCAGACAAGCAGGAGCAGCGCCTGGtgataaagagaaaaaaccataaaaagaTCAGAAATAGAAAGAAGAGCAATACAGCGCCTTTGAAACAG TGGAAGGTTGGTGATAGCTGCAATGCGGTTTGGTCTGAGGATGGTAATTTATATCTAGCAACTATTGCCTCCATCAACCAGAAGAGAGGCACATGTGTTGTCACTTACACAGGATATGGAAATCAGGAGGAGCAGAACCTGTCTGATCTACTTCCTCCACCCAGTGATGAAACAGTAAATGGGATGGGACATTCTGGGGAG AATGAAAACGAGACTCCATATTCAAcagatgaaagtgaaaaatcttCCCAGTCacctcaaaacaaaaacaactgcACAAAAGGAAGATTTTCGCCTCAAAACTTGCAATTTCCCACACCACCAGCCCCAGGCCTAGGAAGG CCTGGATCAAAATTCAAGGCACCTCCATCATTTTTATCTTGCTGGCCCCCACCCTTCCCAGGAGGACCACCA TTGATTCCTCCTCCACCACCCATGCGGCCAGACTCTGCTGAGGACGATGAAGCATTGGGGAGCATGCTGATAGCCTGGTACATGAGTGGTTACCACACTGGATATTACCTG GGTTTAAAACAAAGCCGAATGGAAGCAGCACTGGAGAgacaaacacatgaaaaataa
- the LOC116437552 gene encoding survival motor neuron protein-like isoform X1 has product MADAVLFRRGTGQSDDSDIWDDTALIKAYDKAVASFKNALKNGECSEPSDKQEQRLVIKRKNHKKIRNRKKSNTAPLKQWKVGDSCNAVWSEDGNLYLATIASINQKRGTCVVTYTGYGNQEEQNLSDLLPPPSDETVNGMGHSGENENETPYSTDESEKSSQSPQNKNNCTKGRFSPQNLQFPTPPAPGLGRPGSKFKAPPSFLSCWPPPFPGGPPLIPPPPPMRPDSAEDDEALGSMLIAWYMSGYHTGYYLVRAALVLKCLGNFALLLVLLFAARS; this is encoded by the exons ATGGCGGACGCAGTGCTGTTCCGGCGCGGCACCGGGCAG AGCGACGACTCGGACATCTGGGACGACACGGCCCTCATCAAGGCGTACGACAAGGCGGTGGCCTCCTTCAAG AATGCCTTAAAGAATGGGGAGTGCTCGGAGCCTTCAGACAAGCAGGAGCAGCGCCTGGtgataaagagaaaaaaccataaaaagaTCAGAAATAGAAAGAAGAGCAATACAGCGCCTTTGAAACAG TGGAAGGTTGGTGATAGCTGCAATGCGGTTTGGTCTGAGGATGGTAATTTATATCTAGCAACTATTGCCTCCATCAACCAGAAGAGAGGCACATGTGTTGTCACTTACACAGGATATGGAAATCAGGAGGAGCAGAACCTGTCTGATCTACTTCCTCCACCCAGTGATGAAACAGTAAATGGGATGGGACATTCTGGGGAG AATGAAAACGAGACTCCATATTCAAcagatgaaagtgaaaaatcttCCCAGTCacctcaaaacaaaaacaactgcACAAAAGGAAGATTTTCGCCTCAAAACTTGCAATTTCCCACACCACCAGCCCCAGGCCTAGGAAGG CCTGGATCAAAATTCAAGGCACCTCCATCATTTTTATCTTGCTGGCCCCCACCCTTCCCAGGAGGACCACCA TTGATTCCTCCTCCACCACCCATGCGGCCAGACTCTGCTGAGGACGATGAAGCATTGGGGAGCATGCTGATAGCCTGGTACATGAGTGGTTACCACACTGGATATTACCTGGTACGTGCCGCTTTGGTTTTGAAGTGTCTTGGTAATTTTGCTCTGCTGTTGGTGCTCCTGTTTGCAGCAAGAAGTTAG